A region of Elusimicrobiota bacterium DNA encodes the following proteins:
- a CDS encoding tetratricopeptide repeat protein has protein sequence MPFGRFGDSHRISLGMRFGPAYRQVQVTTQVEMAYKRALSRYAQGYMVDAYMQATQILTVAPWHRPAKLLARRIESEFKQMADEARAEQLQGQVDDHFARGEQFFQVDDLLRARREFQSIMALQPDHMGAKTYLNRIDERFQSLTESFYAMAVQSFAAQDFVQAGELADKVLSLTPDHPEARELKARVEEVQKKYQEAAETQRITEIIRPLAESGRELFEQKRYEEALVKFEEILKNNTGDEEALRFRDLSRNLIAKDAYNLALRSARDGDTKTAVAYAQKALRNWPNFPEAAELLKTLLAKKGGEDMVKSKELYNQSLDSFLAGDPQKALELAQKALELWPDNTEARRMVERLSQRGAGTPQ, from the coding sequence GTGCCGTTCGGGCGGTTCGGTGACAGCCATCGGATCAGCTTGGGCATGCGGTTCGGGCCCGCCTACCGGCAAGTGCAGGTCACGACCCAGGTGGAGATGGCCTATAAGCGCGCGCTCTCCCGCTACGCCCAGGGGTACATGGTGGACGCCTACATGCAGGCGACCCAAATTCTGACCGTGGCCCCCTGGCACCGCCCGGCCAAACTGTTGGCGCGGCGGATCGAGTCGGAATTCAAGCAGATGGCCGATGAGGCCCGGGCGGAACAACTCCAAGGCCAGGTGGACGATCACTTCGCCCGGGGCGAGCAGTTCTTCCAGGTGGACGACCTGCTCCGCGCGCGGCGGGAGTTCCAGTCCATCATGGCCCTCCAACCCGACCACATGGGCGCCAAGACCTACTTGAACCGGATCGACGAACGATTTCAAAGTTTGACCGAAAGCTTCTATGCCATGGCGGTCCAATCGTTCGCCGCGCAGGATTTCGTGCAAGCCGGCGAGCTGGCCGACAAAGTATTGTCCCTGACCCCCGACCACCCCGAAGCGCGGGAGCTGAAAGCGCGGGTGGAGGAGGTCCAAAAGAAATACCAGGAGGCCGCCGAAACGCAACGCATAACGGAAATCATCCGCCCCCTGGCGGAAAGCGGGCGGGAACTTTTCGAACAAAAACGCTATGAGGAAGCCCTGGTGAAGTTCGAAGAAATCCTGAAGAACAACACCGGCGACGAGGAAGCCCTCCGATTCCGGGACCTCAGTCGGAACCTGATCGCCAAAGACGCTTACAACCTGGCCCTGCGTTCCGCCCGGGACGGGGACACGAAAACGGCGGTGGCCTACGCTCAGAAAGCGCTCAGAAACTGGCCGAATTTCCCCGAGGCCGCGGAACTGCTCAAAACGCTTCTGGCGAAAAAAGGCGGGGAAGATATGGTGAAATCCAAAGAACTTTACAACCAATCCCTTGATTCCTTCCTGGCGGGGGACCCGCAGAAGGCCCTGGAGCTCGCCCAAAAGGCCCTGGAGCTTTGGCCTGACAACACGGAAGCCCGCCGCATGGTGGAACGCCTCTCCCAGCGCGGCGCCGGTACCCCGCAATGA
- a CDS encoding Ig-like domain-containing protein has translation MNRGRWAKRGWSATDFLKVGVIGLGVWFSYSLAFALESSDGISSRITRSDVNSGGGLFTKDLSNNTLTGSLDSIEPVLSIAGDLSGKILGGPQAIFYYPETPSGMILSTNAFNKFSVSWLEPGMQNDDSHQLPVGSYQVRFMPVANGTVLMSSSDFVSANSIPDSIPNPGTVGGRLSPFPISGLLYNQYYSIGVRAFDLAVGNTNPNNESYFIASKTECTLTQTPTLVSVLAVTTNSKALDVTFDAKNPNGYLLPFDFQIDESSLFNGTNQVAGSFNFSSSTVGNITVRFQQSNTSPDLLKNKTYFVRVRSKNKAGVWSGWSNVLSGTTGQPIPTITAISASTDKVNVNWTNSETNSFSRITYNITGLDVTGWDPYPIATEPPFSGVNVATSIPGLDGNTTYYARVSVYDSSDILIGTSAISSVVTGVKNPLSSGADVFSTSATLRWVYPVNMGESGSFSYLFQVSSDSFITTVSSRVFYGGTPSGAATFLGLTGNALYQSSVTAMNRTGTNLYSDPPTLYGAAFTKPNIPAGVTFVAPPSDPTRQVKVAWNRNGNGSSTEYRVDLFSDAGLTDFVASSSTRGTSVFFETPTTNILANRDYYALVTALHDPANVSATGVDVPGIFASTVTAPLAPQLANVVPGQSQLDVTWSSHTAQASNDPDTVYLLDWVKEGDVTHISSTTRSLNLNALPLLANTTYFLTLETLALPAGGWMDASVPMTGVTLAATPTSLTPGPGTTSISFGWNQGVNPFPPNTRYEASISTSIGFSAAISTTVVVTSTGTTFTAVVPNRQYYLGVRAINHQGIPSSLATTFTFSRPEAPVIRSFSVPPFVGKPSPTQLDLVWNPGLNDPDTTFNPAIDGESFSEHAIIGNSFYFGALLPDTTHAFRVRAQAKDLANHAVSLSTTVATRAEVALPVEVVATVDQTTLQFRLERGGNQKTTEYAIQMVQDPVPAIPSLWHLKWLMLDPGNPSHQIAASPTPVWKEFKDWGTPNDATISRVNFLAGSLPLGGHYLQVKTRNSEGEEEVFSATTVIKGVAGVPVVSLIGTPYTPAMSLAQRLYFNAPSLPFKAVGSAHFNFHVNSDPNGAQIGTFDVLRSTGWNGLFNPVDPCSTDSAIGIFHDGGLSGFCIPDEGEYYLHLQGNQLLKNAVGATVGFDGTVYPGSPSFRFFIDRTPPLAGPIVAQWAGFVIPDNGGTLGFQTIDFSWPVIDLGNSVSRSPIVGWAYSFALNDNSPVPVQSTATYFVAGPAVRLSLSSLGVVPATGTYYFKAMGLDLAGNWQPTSTSFIYNFKADSLPPTFKGVSLAGAKMPKSDYHYAAVDPSAPIRLIFSEPMNLASPGALSFIQTHNALGQQVNTSVSFASLATVVETSTTYMDVTPTVPLERGARYEIRSSTWNLRDLGGNPLPANQQFSIAFFTQIDPNARTVFVTLDNGARLEVSANAFGPDPSGVAFDDDVKNDPAPIGATVRGASGAVPRRSGGDFNQVLATKEFNHYASDGTRLTAPFGAPVTLTFGYSDADGNGIVDGTESGHPVKVDRLAIYALDELSGAWMKLPGSRVDTTLHNVSVELRHFSVYALIGTASFDLTEAHPFPVPYRAAKDTGGIVFSFPNSQIAKVQVFTLDGRLVKTLSDDTGAGFVRWDPVDSDGGDPVASDVYLYVIENDQERKVGKLMVIR, from the coding sequence GTGAATCGAGGTCGTTGGGCCAAACGCGGTTGGAGCGCGACGGATTTTCTTAAGGTCGGGGTTATCGGCCTTGGGGTGTGGTTTTCCTATTCTTTGGCTTTCGCCCTCGAATCTTCGGATGGGATTTCTTCCCGCATCACGCGGAGCGATGTCAATTCAGGCGGGGGCCTGTTCACCAAAGACTTAAGCAACAACACCTTGACAGGTTCCCTGGATTCCATCGAACCCGTTCTTTCCATCGCGGGCGATCTAAGCGGTAAGATTTTAGGCGGGCCCCAGGCCATTTTTTATTATCCTGAGACCCCAAGCGGCATGATCCTAAGCACCAACGCCTTCAATAAATTTTCCGTCTCTTGGCTGGAACCTGGAATGCAGAACGACGACAGCCACCAGCTTCCAGTGGGCTCCTATCAGGTCCGGTTCATGCCGGTAGCCAATGGAACGGTTCTTATGTCCTCGTCGGATTTCGTCTCGGCGAATTCCATCCCGGACTCGATTCCCAACCCGGGTACGGTGGGTGGCCGTTTGAGCCCCTTCCCTATTTCAGGCCTTCTTTACAACCAATATTACTCGATCGGAGTTCGCGCTTTCGATCTGGCCGTTGGAAATACGAACCCTAACAATGAGTCTTATTTTATCGCATCGAAAACGGAATGCACTCTCACCCAAACCCCGACCCTCGTCTCGGTCCTCGCCGTCACGACGAACAGCAAAGCACTGGATGTAACCTTTGATGCCAAGAACCCTAACGGATACCTATTACCATTTGATTTTCAGATCGATGAATCCAGCCTTTTCAACGGAACGAATCAGGTGGCTGGTTCCTTTAACTTTTCTTCCTCCACCGTCGGCAACATAACGGTGCGGTTCCAACAGTCAAACACGAGCCCAGATCTGTTAAAAAATAAGACGTACTTTGTTCGCGTGAGGTCAAAGAACAAAGCCGGTGTTTGGTCAGGATGGAGCAACGTTCTTTCGGGAACCACGGGCCAACCAATTCCGACCATCACCGCGATCAGCGCTTCAACGGATAAAGTGAACGTTAACTGGACCAACTCAGAAACCAATTCATTCTCGAGGATCACATACAACATAACCGGCCTCGACGTCACGGGGTGGGACCCTTATCCCATCGCTACTGAGCCTCCTTTCTCTGGGGTCAATGTCGCCACATCCATTCCCGGTTTGGACGGGAATACGACCTATTATGCCCGGGTGTCGGTTTACGACTCATCCGACATCCTGATCGGCACGTCCGCCATCAGCTCCGTTGTGACCGGTGTTAAAAACCCCCTGTCCTCCGGCGCCGATGTGTTCTCCACGAGCGCGACCCTTCGATGGGTTTATCCTGTGAACATGGGGGAGAGCGGTTCTTTTTCTTACCTTTTTCAAGTCTCCTCGGACAGTTTCATTACAACGGTTTCATCCCGGGTTTTTTATGGAGGCACCCCTTCCGGGGCCGCCACTTTTTTAGGACTGACGGGGAACGCCCTCTACCAGAGTTCCGTCACCGCCATGAACCGGACGGGGACAAATCTTTATTCGGATCCACCCACCCTTTATGGGGCGGCGTTTACCAAACCCAATATTCCCGCCGGTGTCACATTCGTCGCGCCGCCCAGCGACCCCACGCGCCAGGTCAAAGTAGCTTGGAACAGGAACGGGAACGGTTCTTCCACAGAGTATCGGGTGGATCTCTTTTCCGATGCGGGGTTGACAGATTTCGTTGCGTCAAGCTCAACCAGGGGGACGTCGGTGTTCTTTGAAACCCCGACCACGAACATTTTGGCGAATCGGGATTATTATGCCCTGGTCACGGCCCTTCATGACCCAGCGAACGTGTCCGCCACAGGGGTGGACGTCCCTGGCATTTTCGCCAGCACCGTGACCGCCCCCCTGGCGCCTCAATTGGCCAATGTGGTCCCTGGTCAAAGCCAGCTTGATGTCACCTGGTCTTCCCACACAGCCCAAGCATCAAACGATCCCGACACCGTTTATCTTCTCGATTGGGTCAAAGAGGGAGATGTCACGCACATCAGCTCAACAACCCGATCTTTGAACCTCAATGCCTTGCCATTGCTCGCCAATACGACCTATTTCCTCACCCTTGAAACCCTGGCGTTACCCGCTGGCGGCTGGATGGACGCCTCCGTCCCGATGACAGGTGTCACCCTGGCCGCAACACCCACCAGCCTTACACCCGGCCCGGGAACGACATCCATCTCTTTTGGTTGGAACCAGGGTGTAAATCCCTTCCCCCCCAACACCCGGTATGAGGCATCCATCTCAACGAGCATCGGTTTTTCGGCCGCCATTTCGACAACCGTAGTGGTCACCAGCACGGGGACTACCTTCACCGCGGTTGTCCCCAATCGGCAGTATTATCTGGGTGTCCGAGCCATAAACCACCAAGGAATCCCTTCCAGCCTCGCCACCACCTTCACCTTTTCACGACCCGAGGCGCCGGTTATCCGATCTTTCTCCGTTCCTCCATTCGTTGGGAAGCCCTCCCCCACCCAGCTGGATCTGGTTTGGAATCCCGGCCTCAACGATCCCGACACCACCTTCAACCCAGCGATAGATGGAGAAAGTTTCAGCGAACACGCCATCATTGGGAATTCGTTTTATTTCGGGGCACTTTTGCCGGACACCACGCATGCATTCCGGGTGAGAGCGCAAGCGAAGGATTTGGCGAATCACGCCGTCTCGCTTTCCACAACCGTCGCCACCCGGGCGGAGGTGGCTCTTCCCGTCGAGGTGGTGGCAACCGTCGACCAAACCACCCTGCAATTTCGTCTCGAACGGGGAGGGAACCAGAAAACCACGGAGTATGCTATCCAAATGGTCCAGGATCCCGTCCCAGCAATCCCCTCCCTCTGGCACCTTAAATGGCTCATGCTGGATCCCGGAAACCCTAGCCATCAGATCGCGGCCTCGCCAACCCCCGTTTGGAAAGAATTTAAGGATTGGGGCACCCCCAACGATGCCACGATTTCCCGGGTGAATTTTCTCGCGGGGTCCCTCCCCCTGGGCGGCCACTATCTTCAAGTGAAGACCCGAAACTCGGAGGGAGAGGAAGAAGTTTTTTCAGCCACCACGGTCATCAAAGGCGTCGCCGGGGTTCCGGTCGTGAGTTTAATTGGGACCCCTTATACACCAGCCATGAGCCTGGCCCAAAGGCTTTATTTCAACGCCCCGTCGCTCCCGTTTAAAGCGGTTGGGTCGGCCCACTTCAACTTTCACGTGAACTCCGATCCGAACGGAGCGCAGATTGGGACCTTCGATGTTTTACGGTCCACCGGCTGGAACGGCCTTTTCAACCCTGTCGACCCCTGTTCAACGGATTCCGCCATTGGCATTTTTCACGACGGCGGTTTAAGTGGATTTTGTATTCCCGATGAGGGAGAATACTATCTTCACCTGCAAGGGAATCAACTATTAAAAAACGCAGTTGGAGCCACCGTTGGTTTCGATGGCACAGTCTATCCCGGCAGTCCCTCTTTTCGTTTTTTCATTGATCGAACGCCGCCCCTGGCCGGCCCCATCGTTGCGCAGTGGGCGGGCTTCGTGATTCCCGACAACGGCGGGACGTTGGGGTTTCAAACGATTGATTTCTCGTGGCCTGTTATCGACTTGGGCAATTCGGTGTCCAGAAGCCCCATCGTGGGGTGGGCCTACAGCTTCGCCCTGAACGATAACTCGCCGGTGCCGGTCCAGAGCACCGCGACGTACTTCGTGGCCGGGCCCGCCGTTCGGCTTTCTTTGTCCAGCCTGGGGGTCGTTCCCGCCACGGGGACGTATTATTTCAAGGCGATGGGGTTGGACCTGGCGGGGAACTGGCAGCCCACGTCCACCTCATTTATCTACAACTTTAAGGCAGACTCCCTGCCGCCGACTTTTAAGGGGGTTTCCTTGGCGGGGGCCAAAATGCCGAAGTCGGATTACCACTACGCGGCCGTGGACCCGTCCGCGCCGATCCGCTTGATTTTCTCCGAACCCATGAATCTGGCCAGCCCGGGGGCCCTCTCCTTCATCCAAACCCACAATGCCCTGGGCCAACAGGTGAACACGTCCGTTTCTTTTGCCTCCTTGGCCACGGTGGTGGAGACGTCGACGACCTACATGGATGTGACGCCCACCGTCCCCCTCGAACGGGGCGCGCGGTATGAAATCCGTTCCAGCACCTGGAACCTGCGGGACTTGGGAGGCAACCCCTTGCCCGCCAACCAACAGTTCTCCATCGCGTTCTTCACCCAGATCGACCCGAATGCCCGGACGGTGTTCGTGACCCTGGACAACGGGGCGCGGTTGGAGGTGAGCGCCAACGCCTTCGGGCCGGACCCTTCCGGCGTGGCCTTCGACGACGATGTGAAGAACGACCCCGCGCCCATCGGGGCCACCGTGCGCGGCGCGAGCGGGGCCGTGCCCCGCCGGTCCGGCGGAGACTTCAATCAGGTGCTGGCGACCAAGGAGTTCAACCATTACGCCTCGGACGGGACCCGGCTGACGGCGCCGTTCGGAGCGCCCGTCACCCTCACCTTCGGATATTCAGACGCGGACGGCAACGGGATCGTGGACGGAACCGAAAGCGGCCACCCCGTCAAGGTGGACCGTTTGGCGATCTACGCTTTGGACGAATTGTCCGGCGCTTGGATGAAACTGCCGGGTAGTCGGGTGGACACGACCCTTCACAACGTGTCCGTTGAACTGCGGCACTTTTCCGTGTACGCGTTGATCGGAACCGCCTCCTTCGACCTGACGGAAGCCCATCCGTTCCCCGTCCCCTACCGCGCGGCGAAAGACACCGGCGGGATCGTCTTCAGTTTCCCGAATTCCCAGATTGCGAAGGTCCAGGTGTTCACCTTGGATGGACGGCTGGTGAAAACCCTGTCGGACGACACGGGGGCCGGGTTCGTCCGCTGGGACCCCGTGGACTCGGACGGGGGCGATCCCGTCGCGTCGGACGTCTATCTCTACGTGATTGAAAACGACCAAGAGCGGAAGGTCGGAAAGCTGATGGTGATCCGATGA
- a CDS encoding universal stress protein — MKILLAVDGSKNSQWAEGLLSQVAGQGHSVEVITVTPVVLPGAAGAPSITQALRESGERMVRVVAKGLEKKFKTSCAVLPSHDVAGTLLDRAKKIRADLLVLGARGLTPIKTFFLGSVSNKVTRHAECSVLVAHRKPGRGVRILSAVDGSPMGRRALDFLARLGVARSSPMTLLHVAADPMALWIPETGFPGGYGHVAAYEESLKALRERGERLLADAKTEWRGRFASVRTLIREGHPSGEILVAAKKTRANLVVVGRRGLSKLDRFIMGSVSQKVSSYAPCSVLIVH, encoded by the coding sequence ATGAAAATTCTTTTGGCGGTGGATGGGTCCAAAAATTCCCAATGGGCGGAGGGGTTGCTGTCCCAGGTGGCGGGCCAGGGGCACTCGGTCGAAGTGATCACCGTGACCCCAGTGGTTCTTCCGGGCGCGGCGGGAGCGCCTTCCATCACCCAAGCCCTGAGGGAAAGCGGGGAGCGGATGGTTCGGGTGGTGGCGAAAGGGCTGGAAAAAAAATTTAAGACCTCTTGCGCGGTCCTCCCATCGCACGATGTGGCGGGGACCCTGTTGGACCGGGCGAAAAAAATCCGGGCGGATCTCTTGGTCTTGGGCGCTCGGGGTCTGACGCCCATCAAGACATTTTTCCTCGGGAGCGTTTCCAACAAAGTCACCCGCCACGCCGAATGCTCGGTGCTGGTGGCCCACCGGAAACCCGGCCGGGGGGTGCGGATCCTCTCCGCCGTGGACGGTTCTCCCATGGGGCGGCGGGCCCTGGATTTTTTGGCTCGTTTGGGGGTCGCCCGGTCTTCCCCCATGACACTGCTCCATGTCGCCGCCGACCCCATGGCCCTCTGGATACCCGAGACAGGGTTTCCGGGTGGGTACGGCCATGTGGCCGCTTACGAGGAATCCCTTAAGGCCCTTCGGGAGAGAGGGGAGCGTTTATTGGCCGACGCGAAAACCGAGTGGAGGGGCCGGTTCGCTTCGGTGCGAACCCTGATTCGGGAGGGCCATCCCTCCGGCGAAATTTTAGTGGCGGCGAAGAAGACGCGGGCGAACCTGGTGGTGGTGGGGCGACGCGGCCTTTCGAAGCTGGACCGGTTCATCATGGGAAGCGTATCGCAAAAAGTTTCTTCCTATGCGCCCTGTTCGGTGTTGATCGTCCATTGA
- a CDS encoding cytidylate kinase-like family protein: MTLPVEHLTRFLATAAKILPERPGGGHGPKPYITISRQAGAGGFSVAEALLEKTKGARPATIFGGWSLFHERLAELVAENPALKVSLRGLAEEEFASGLEDMVSSWIAGLSPQSAVVGHLFKVVRTLAGEGKVIIVGRAGACLTRHIPGGLHLRLVASLPTRVRRIMVRHGLSEKAAARRVADRDRARAALVKTYFHRDIEDPLLYDLVWNTETVSADVIAATSLRAVEAILRHGRGAAAPSVVDRIALPLR, translated from the coding sequence ATGACCTTGCCGGTGGAGCATCTCACGCGGTTCCTGGCCACGGCGGCCAAGATCCTTCCGGAACGTCCGGGGGGCGGGCACGGGCCTAAACCCTACATCACCATCTCCCGCCAGGCGGGGGCTGGGGGGTTTTCCGTTGCCGAGGCGTTGTTGGAGAAAACCAAGGGCGCTCGACCGGCCACGATTTTCGGCGGGTGGAGCCTTTTTCATGAACGGTTGGCGGAACTCGTGGCCGAGAACCCCGCGCTCAAAGTGTCGCTTCGGGGACTGGCGGAGGAGGAATTCGCCTCGGGCTTGGAGGACATGGTGTCGTCCTGGATTGCCGGGCTTTCCCCTCAGTCCGCCGTGGTGGGGCATCTCTTCAAAGTGGTGCGAACGCTAGCCGGGGAGGGCAAGGTGATCATCGTCGGTCGGGCGGGGGCCTGCCTCACCCGGCATATCCCCGGAGGCCTTCATTTGCGTCTGGTGGCCTCTCTTCCCACGCGAGTTCGGCGCATCATGGTCCGCCACGGGCTGTCTGAAAAGGCGGCAGCGCGGAGGGTGGCCGATCGGGACCGGGCCCGGGCGGCCCTGGTCAAAACCTATTTCCACAGGGACATCGAGGACCCCTTGCTGTACGACCTGGTCTGGAACACGGAGACGGTGTCCGCCGATGTGATCGCGGCGACGTCCCTTCGCGCGGTCGAGGCCATTTTGCGTCACGGGCGGGGGGCCGCCGCCCCGTCTGTCGTTGACCGAATCGCCCTGCCCCTACGCTGA
- a CDS encoding phosphoribosyltransferase, protein MIFEDRRAAGRALAGALARWPGPWINPLVIALPRGGVPVGHEVALSLRAEFDILCVRKLGAPGRPELAIGALADGGEPLTVLNQGIISQLGVSPSYVEEEIARQTRRLAQLEKALRQGRPVVPRRGRDVVLVDDGLATGATARAALQRLRRDDVHRLILAVPVSPPEILKEFRALTDGVVCLHSPPDFNAVGAYYAHFGPVSEIEVLQLTAPRPVSPQSLN, encoded by the coding sequence TTGATTTTTGAGGACCGCCGCGCGGCCGGCCGCGCGTTGGCCGGGGCCCTGGCCCGTTGGCCAGGTCCGTGGATAAATCCTTTGGTCATCGCCCTCCCCCGCGGCGGGGTCCCGGTGGGCCATGAGGTGGCCCTCTCCCTTCGGGCCGAATTCGATATCCTCTGTGTGCGAAAGCTCGGCGCGCCCGGGCGGCCGGAACTCGCCATCGGCGCCCTGGCCGACGGGGGCGAGCCGCTCACCGTTCTGAACCAAGGCATCATCTCCCAGTTGGGTGTTTCCCCATCCTATGTGGAGGAAGAAATCGCCCGCCAAACCCGCCGGTTGGCGCAACTGGAAAAGGCCTTGCGCCAGGGACGCCCGGTGGTTCCCCGGCGGGGCCGGGACGTCGTCCTGGTGGACGATGGGCTCGCCACGGGGGCCACCGCCCGGGCGGCACTCCAACGGTTAAGACGGGACGATGTCCATCGTCTGATCCTCGCCGTTCCCGTGTCGCCGCCGGAAATCCTCAAGGAATTTCGCGCCCTGACCGATGGGGTGGTGTGCCTCCACTCCCCGCCTGATTTTAACGCGGTGGGAGCCTATTACGCCCATTTCGGCCCGGTGAGCGAAATTGAAGTTCTCCAGCTCACCGCCCCCCGCCCCGTATCTCCCCAGTCGCTCAATTGA
- a CDS encoding TldD/PmbA family protein, which produces MELFFEAEATREVSWAEGSPKDVSSGVGAGVSLRAVKNGRSGFASGTDSSLPGIRALFDRARDAAGATAPDPTRLLPRPLFPAPSIPLNGPRVPAAVRSEEELLKRLKVLERQLLSGDRRVKKALRFSFHEARGAHAIVSTEGVAAAEPWNAVSFSAEILGASGKETETAWGSMEKKSWGELDPRAVVAETRGRLLTSFGARPIRSGGWPVIFTPRVGVDLVELFSQALLADAVQKGRSCLAGRRGKNVGSAMVTFVDDGRFPGGLATSRWDDEGHPTQRTLAVAGGVLRSYLYDTTTARKDGVSSTGNAKRPGREAPPSPGVTNFHLAPGSVPAAVLYRSTPRAFVVRDVIGMHTADPVSGEFSVGASGILWEKGRPGRAVRGVTLSGNLLNLLGRVDAVAEDLTWQGTFGAPTFRVQELSIGGS; this is translated from the coding sequence GTGGAACTTTTTTTTGAAGCGGAGGCCACGCGGGAGGTCTCTTGGGCCGAGGGAAGTCCCAAAGATGTTTCTTCCGGAGTGGGGGCCGGGGTTTCCCTTCGAGCCGTCAAAAACGGTCGTTCCGGTTTCGCCAGCGGGACGGACAGCTCGCTCCCCGGCATCCGCGCTTTGTTCGACCGCGCCCGGGACGCCGCAGGGGCCACGGCCCCCGACCCGACTCGCCTCCTCCCTCGCCCTCTTTTCCCCGCCCCATCGATCCCCTTGAATGGACCGAGGGTCCCGGCTGCGGTCCGTTCCGAAGAGGAACTCCTCAAACGATTGAAGGTTTTGGAACGCCAACTGCTGTCCGGCGACCGCCGGGTCAAGAAGGCGCTCCGGTTCTCCTTCCATGAAGCGCGCGGGGCCCACGCCATCGTCAGCACGGAGGGGGTGGCCGCGGCGGAACCCTGGAACGCGGTTTCTTTCAGCGCGGAGATTTTGGGGGCCTCAGGGAAAGAAACCGAAACGGCCTGGGGGTCCATGGAAAAAAAATCATGGGGGGAACTCGATCCCCGGGCGGTGGTGGCGGAGACCCGCGGGCGGCTCCTCACCTCTTTCGGCGCGCGCCCGATTCGTTCCGGGGGCTGGCCCGTGATCTTCACCCCCCGGGTGGGGGTGGACCTGGTGGAACTGTTTTCCCAGGCGCTGTTGGCCGACGCCGTCCAAAAAGGGCGATCCTGTCTGGCGGGGCGCCGGGGAAAAAATGTCGGGTCCGCCATGGTCACTTTTGTGGACGACGGGCGTTTTCCGGGCGGGCTGGCCACGAGCCGTTGGGACGACGAGGGCCATCCGACCCAACGGACCCTCGCCGTGGCGGGCGGGGTTCTCCGCTCCTATTTATACGACACGACCACGGCCCGAAAGGATGGGGTCTCCAGCACGGGCAACGCCAAGCGGCCGGGCCGGGAGGCTCCCCCCTCGCCCGGGGTGACGAATTTTCACTTGGCACCGGGGTCCGTGCCTGCGGCGGTTCTCTACCGGTCCACCCCCCGGGCCTTCGTGGTGCGGGACGTGATCGGCATGCACACGGCGGACCCCGTGAGCGGGGAATTCTCTGTGGGGGCCTCCGGAATTCTTTGGGAGAAGGGCCGACCCGGCCGGGCGGTTCGGGGGGTCACTTTGTCCGGGAACTTACTAAATCTTTTGGGGCGTGTGGATGCCGTGGCGGAGGATTTGACGTGGCAGGGGACCTTCGGCGCTCCCACCTTCCGCGTCCAGGAGCTCTCCATTGGCGGATCTTAG
- the aroE gene encoding shikimate dehydrogenase → MADLRTVFADVPTDHRRFGVIGWPLGYSLSPAMQNAAIARFGFRAVYRAVKVAPADWTEFLETVGEQNGLEGFNVTIPYKEKILALASSVHSSAALCGAANTLVRGPRGWKAFSTDGQGLLDDLREKNIAWEGKSVVLLGAGGAARAAFFALGKTARSIALVNRSRGRAENLAKEFRSQGAGAEVQVNPGLREALEGAELLVNATSVGLGEGDPSPVPSKSLRASRAVYDMVYHRETALVKDGRAAGAAAVGGLGMLVQQGAQAFELWFGEDLKKVKYDPPELRGIMASAASAALKERTNP, encoded by the coding sequence TTGGCGGATCTTAGAACCGTTTTTGCGGACGTTCCAACCGACCACCGCCGGTTCGGCGTGATCGGTTGGCCCCTCGGTTACAGCTTGTCCCCGGCCATGCAGAACGCCGCGATAGCGCGCTTTGGGTTTCGGGCCGTCTATCGGGCGGTTAAGGTGGCGCCGGCGGATTGGACGGAATTTCTGGAAACCGTCGGCGAACAAAACGGACTGGAGGGGTTCAACGTGACGATCCCCTACAAGGAAAAGATTTTGGCTCTGGCGTCCTCCGTGCATTCCAGCGCCGCCCTGTGCGGGGCGGCCAATACCCTGGTTCGGGGACCCCGGGGTTGGAAGGCTTTTTCCACCGACGGACAGGGCCTGCTGGATGACCTCCGAGAGAAAAATATCGCTTGGGAGGGGAAATCGGTGGTTCTCCTGGGCGCCGGCGGGGCCGCTCGGGCGGCGTTCTTCGCCTTGGGAAAAACCGCGCGCTCTATCGCCCTCGTCAACCGGTCCCGGGGACGTGCGGAAAATCTCGCCAAAGAGTTTCGTTCCCAGGGCGCCGGGGCGGAGGTTCAGGTCAACCCGGGTTTGCGGGAGGCTTTGGAAGGGGCGGAGCTCCTCGTCAACGCGACCTCCGTGGGATTGGGGGAGGGGGATCCGAGTCCTGTCCCAAGCAAGTCTCTTCGAGCGAGCCGGGCCGTTTACGACATGGTCTATCATCGGGAGACGGCGCTGGTCAAAGACGGGCGCGCGGCCGGGGCGGCGGCCGTTGGCGGGCTCGGTATGTTGGTCCAGCAAGGCGCCCAGGCTTTCGAACTCTGGTTTGGGGAGGATCTGAAAAAGGTAAAATACGACCCCCCGGAGTTAAGGGGAATCATGGCCAGCGCCGCCAGCGCGGCCTTAAAAGAAAGGACCAACCCGTGA